Sequence from the Halobaculum rubrum genome:
ACTCTTCGGCGTTCTCGAGCCGTTCGCGGGCCGACTCGACGCGCTCGTCGTCGAACGCCTCCCGGAGCTCGTCGCGGCGCTCGCGCTTCGTCGCGAGGAACTCCCGGCGCTCGTCGTTGCGGTCGGCGATGTCCGCACGCTTCTCCGTCAGGCGCTCGATCTCGTCGTCCGCGTCGACTATCTCCTCGCGCGTGGCCTCGACGGCGTCCAGTCGGTCGCGAGCGGTCTCGATCTCGTCGAGGTCCTCCTCGAGCGCCGCCGCGTCCGCCCGGGCGTCCTCGGCCTCCTCGGCCTTCCGATCGCTGACCTCGCGTTTCTCGGTCGCCTGTGACTCCAGGTCGTCGGCCGCCTCGCGCAGTTCGGCGGCACGCTCGCTCGCCTGCTCTATTTCGGCCTCCTTCTCCTCGATGCCGTCCTCGATCAGTTCCCGCGTATCCCCGATCTGCCCGAGCCGGCTCTCCGCCTCGAGGAGTTCCTCGGCGCGGTCGAGCTTCTCCTCGAGATCCGTCTCGCGCTCGGTCAGGTCCGCGAGGTCCGCCTCCAGCTCCTCGAGGTGTTCGCGCTCGTCGTCGAGGGCGTCCACGTGTGGGGAGCCGTCGACCGGCTGGCCGCACTCGGGACACTTCCCCGCCGCCAGCAGCTCCTCCGCCTCCTCGACGCTCGACCGGGCGGCGCTCGCCTCGTTGCTCGTCTCGCGGACCTCCGCGCGCACCGCCTCCAGTTCCTCTCGGACGGACTCGCGATGGGCGGACGCCTCGCCGACCGCGACGGGGGCGTCCTCGAACGTCGCACGGAGCTCCTCGCGCTCCGTCTCCAGCTCCGCGAGCGACTCCTCGCGCTCGGCGAGCGTCTCCGCGGCCGCCTCGGCGTCCTCGTCGAGCTCCGCCGCGCGAGTGCGCTTCTCGTCGGCGCGCTCGGCGGCGTCCTCGGCCGTCTCCGCGAGGGTCTCCGACTGGTTCGTGAGGGCGTTCGCCTCCGAGCGCGCCTCGCGAAGCTCCTCGCGGAGGTCGGCCTCGCGGTCGTCGAGCTGCTCGCGGCGCGCCTCGAGCGTCTCCGGGTCGGCGTCGTCGACGGCGACCGCCGAGAGCCGTTCCTCGAGGGTCGCCTCGGCGTCGTCGACGCGGTCGCGGAGGTCGGCGATCCGATCGCCGATCCGCTCCCGTTCGGCCTCGTCCTCGCGGATCGTCGCCTCCAGGTCCTCGATGTCCGACTCCAGCTCCGTCAGCTCCTCGCGGCGTTCCTCGTACTCGTCGAGCACGTCACGAGCGTTCTCGCGCGTGGACGCCGCCTTCTCGCGTTGCGCCTCGTAGTTCTCGATCTTCTCGTTCACCTCCGCGAGCGTCGACTCCAGCGAGTTGAGGCGGCCGTGCAGGTCGCGGTCCTCCTTCTCGGCCACCTGTTCCTCGACGCTCTCCAGCGCGCCCCGCGTCGTCGAGCGCACGTCCTCGACGCCGAGTCGGGCGTCGCCGGCGCGCTCGCGGTACTCCTCCAGCGTGCCGAGCTGGAGGAGGTCGTCGATCATGTCCTGGCGCTCGGTCGGCGTGGCGTTGATCAACTTGTTCACCTCGCCCTGGCGGACGTACGCGCAGTTGACGAACGCCTCCGCGTCCATGCGCAGCAGGTCCGAGACGAACGCCCGCACGTCCGTCGCGCCGTCGCGGTGGACCGACTCGTCGTCCGATTCCAGGGTACACGTCGTCGTCTGGATCTGTTCGCCGTAGCGTTTCAGCTCCCGGCGCACGTGGTACGACAGGCCGTCGTGGCTGAACCACAGTTCGACCTCGCTCTCCTCGGCGCCGTTGGTCACGACGTCCGCCAGCGTGCCGTCGAGCGCCTTCGAGCCGTACAGCGCGAAGAAGCACGCCTCCAACAACGAGGACTTTCCGCTGCCGTTGAGCCCGTGAATGACCGTCACGCCGTCCGAGAGGCGGAGGTCGGTGTCGGCGTACGGCTTGAAGTTCCGCAGGCGGAGGCGGTCGAAGATCACCGCGAATCACCCAGCGTGAGCTGTCCGTCGTCGTCCGAACCTTGCGGGCTCCCCGCTCCCTCCGCGTCGCCCGCGCCGTCGTCCTCATCCGCATCGTCGCCCGCGCCGTCGTCCTCATCCGCATCGTCGCCCGCGCCGTCGTCCTCATCCGCATCGTCGCCCGCGCCGTCGTCCCCGTCGAACCGCGCCTCGATCCGTCGGTTCACCTCCTCGCGGACGTTCGAGTCCGGGAGGTCGCCGCGGACCACGTCGTCGACCTCGCGGGCCGCGTCGGACAGGTCGAGGTCGCCGATCCGCTCGCGAACCGCCTCGTCGGGGTCGGTGAAGCTCACCGACAGCTCCGCCTCCGTCTCGACCTCGCGGCGGTCGGTGACGCGAGCGATGAGCGCGCCCCGCTCGGCGGCGAACTCCTCGACGGCCGCCGGCGCGATCGGCTCGCCGTCGCCGGTGATCCGGACGATGACGACCGCGTCCGCCACGTCGCGCTCGCGGACGCGGTCGCGGACGCGGTCGAGCCCCTCGCCCTCGCCGAGTTCCACGTCGACGAAGACGAACGGACGCGTCTCCAGCGTGCGCCGGCGGATGTCGACAGGGTCGTCGCCGTCGGCGGCGTCCGCCCCGAGGCGAACGAGGTTGTAGCCGCGGGGGTCGCGCTCGGTCGCGGAGGCGCGCTCGGTCGACCCGCAGTAGGTCACCCACGCGCCCTCGACCTGCGCGGTGTCGGCCGCGTGGTTGTCCCCGAGCAGGACCGCGTCGAAGTCCACGGTCGACTCGCGCAGCACCGCCTCGGTGTCCCAGTCGGCGTACGCGAACGGCTCGAACAGCCCGTGGCTCACCAACACCGCGACGTCGGCGTCGTGGGGTGCGAACTCGTACTCGAGGGCGTCGCGCCGGCTCTCGGGGACGTGATCGAGGCCGTAGAACGCCGTGTCGCCGATCACGGTGGGCTCGTCGCCCAGTCGGGTCGCCAGCCCCATCGACTCGAACAGGTCGAGCCACTGGCCCCCGCGCGTGGACTCGTGGTTGCCGACGACCGCGAGGAACGGGATGTCGGCGTCGTCCAGCGTCCGGAGCGCGGAGAGCACGCCGAGCAGGTCCGGGAGGTCCGGACGACGGTCGTGGAACAGGTCGCCGGCGTGGACGACCGCGTCAGGGTCGTCGCCGGACTGCGTCCGGCCGCTCGCGGAGCTTTGCTCCGCGCTGTCGGCGTCGACCGCGTCGGCGACGACACGCTCGAAGGCGTCGAGGAAGTCCGCTCGCCGCTCGGGCGAGTGGTACTGGCGGTACCCGATATGGGTGTCGCCGGTGTGGATAACCCGCGTCATCAGTTGTCTCCCGGTTGTTCCGCCGCCGGCATATGCCTATCGCGAGCGGGGTGAAAGTGGTCCGCGGGATCTGCGGGACCCTCAACGTCGACGGAGCCCGCAGGGTCCACGGATCCTGCGGGAACCGCGTCCCGGTACGCCGCCCGATAGCGTTCGATCGCCTCGACGACCGCACGAGCACGGCGAGCCAACGCCGGATCGGTGACCGCCTCCGCGACCGTCTCCGTCCGACGGAAGCCGTCGTCGTCCGCGAACGCCGCCGCAGTCCCGACGGTCGCCAGCGCCCGTTCCGCCTCGGCGACGAGGTCGCGCTGTGCGTCAGTCGCCTCCGGGGTCGAGCCGCCGCCGTCGCCGGCGCCACGGGGCGAGTCGGTTGCCAACGCTCGAAGCGCCTCGCGGACCCGCTCGGCGGAGGGAGCCTGTCCGGCCATCGACGCTACTGGTGCCGGCATCGTATTTCAACCCTCGTGGACGTTCCCCGTCGCGGAAGGCAAGACACACCTACGGCCGTGCGAACCCGTGTGTATGCGGATCGGCGTCGGCTCCGGCAATCCAGTGAAGCGCGCGGCGACCGAACGGGCGGTGGCGGGCACGGACGGCTTCGGCGACGGCGCGGTCGTCGAGGCGTGCCCCGTCCCGTCGGGCGTGTCCGAGCAGCCGTTCGGACACGACGAGACCCGGACGGGCGCGGCCAACCGGGCGACCGCGGTGCTCGATACGACCGCCGAGGCGTACGATCTCGGCGTCGGGATCGAGGGCGGCGTCGCGGAGTACGAGGGCGGTGACGGACTCTTTCTCGTGATGTGGGCGGCCGTCGCCGACGGCGATCGCGTCGGGGTCGGTACCGGTCCGAGCCTCGCGTTGCCCGGAGGCATCGCGGCGCGCGTCCGCGACGGCGAGGAACTCGGGCCGGTGATGGACGACGTGCTCGGGGAGTCGGACGTGGCAGAAAAGCAGGGCGCCGCGGGCGCGCTCACCGGCGGCCGTGTCGACCGGACCGACGCGCTCCGGACCGCCGTGGCGGGCGCGCTCGGCCCGTTCGTGACGGACCTGTACTGAACGGACTGCACGCACCGGCAGCGCGAACCCTCGGTGGGGGCGCTCAGTCGCCGTCGGTCGCCAACTCGGTCCCGTCGCGCTCGGCCTCCTCGTCCAGTTCCGCCGTCTCGTCGACGGCGTCGGTGAGCGAGACGTTGAAGCCGATCATCGACGCGACGCCGCCGACGACGGTGACGGCGTTCTTGACGGCGTGGTCCAGGACGGCGGCGGCGAACGCAACCGCCGCGGGCACGCCGCCGAGACCGACGACGAGCGCGGTGAAGGCGGCCTCGTACAGCCCGATACCGCCGGGCGACAGCGGGAGCACCTTCGCGAGGTTGCCGACGGAGACGGCGAAGAAGCCGACGACGACGAGCTGTGCGAGCGTCATGGCGTCCGTCGCCGCGGGGAACGCCGACAGCACGAGCAGCGCCGTCACCACGTCGAGCGTCCACACGAGCACGGAGACGCCGCCGACGCGGGCGAACGACGCGCGCGTGCCCGCCACCGTCTGCACGCCCGCGGCGAACTCCTCGATCACGCCGGCGACGTAGTCGACGTACGAGTCCGAGGAGAACCGCGAGACCACGTCCCGGACGTAGTTGCGATCGCTGCGGGCGGTCGCGACGATGAACAGGAGGCTCGCGACAGCGGCGACGCCGACGAGGGCGGCGACGCGAACGGCCGTCGAGACGGCCCCGGCGGAGACGCCCGGGACGTTCCCGGACACCGCCGTCGCGACCGCGCCGGCGCCGTCGGTGACGAGCAGCCCCGTCAGCACCGCGCCCGCCATCGCGGTGATCGTGAGCAGGTCGAACACCCGCTCGGCCGCCAGCGAGGCGAACCCGGTCGGGTACGGGATCCCGCGTCGGGCCTTCACCACGTACGCGCGCACCGCGTCGCCGGCGCGGGCCGGGAACACGAGGTTGCCGGTCTGACTGATGAACACCGCGCCCGTGAGGAAGCCAAGGCGCTCGCGGTAGCCGAGTTCCTCGAGGATGTCCCGGTAGCGCAGCCCGCGCAGCGGCCACGAGACGAGGTACACGAGCGTGGCGGCGGCGACCGGGACCGGATCTGCGCCCTCGAACGCCGACAGCACCGCCGACGGGTCGAGGTACACCGTCATCAGCGCGAGCGCGGCGACCGTGAGAACCGCCCCGGCCGCGACGGTCCGCGTGCGGGTGATCCGCGGCGACACCGACAGCTGCCACCACAGCCTGACGACCTGACTCCCCATCCCGAACACGTCGCGCACGAGGTCGACCTTCGAGTCGCCCTTCGGCTCCCAGTCGACGGGGAACTCCGCCACCCGCAGGCCGCGTCGCTGGGCGCGGACCAGCAGTTCCGTGTCCCAGAACCAGTGATCGTCCTCGACGGCGTCGTGCAGTTCCTCGAACGCCTCCCGCGAGAGCGCCTTGAACCCGCACTGGTGGTCCCGGAGGTCCGAGCGGAGCACGGTCCGCACGAGCAGGTTGAACCCGCGCGAGGGGACGCCGCGCTTCGCGGGTCGGTCGGCCTCGTCGCCGGGGATCCAGCGCGACCCCGTCGCCACGTCGTACCCCTCGCGGTCGATCTTCGCCACCAGTTCCTCCAGGTGGCGCATGTCCGTCGCGAGGTCCGTGTCGAAGTAGACGAGCGTGTCGCCGGCCGCGCGCTCGAACGCGAACACCAGGGCGCCGCCGCGACCCAATCGGCGATCGCTGTGGAAGTGCTTCACCCGGTCGTCCTCACGAGCGAGGCGGTCGGCTATCTCGGGGGTTCGGTCGTCACAGCCATCCTCGGCGACGATCACCTCGAACGCATCGGCCGAGAGGAACCCCTCCAGCGTCTCGACGGTCGTCCGGACGGTCCCCTCGATGGTCGCCGCCTCGTTGTACGCGGGGAGGACGACGCTGACGCGGGTCCGGTCGGCGCCGGTACCGTCGGCGCCGTCGGGATCGGAACCGGGGCCATCGACCGGACTACTCATTACCTCCTCGGTGGCCGGCCGCCGGGTAAGAACCTTCTGTCATTCCAGCGGCTCGCCGGCGTGTTAGGCGACCGTACCGACGCGGCCGACCCGGACCGCCGATCGCGGTCGTGTTCGCTCGCTGATCGACGGACGCCACCGTGTTAACCCCACGTACCAAACCCCCTTTGAGTCGATAGCCCGTAGGCAGTGATATGAGCGCGACGAGCACCGTCGAGTCGACCGACACCGGGGACACCGCGACCGGCGAGTCGACTATCGACCTCACGGATAAGCAACACCGGATCCTCGCATACCTCCGCGAACACGCCGCAGAGCAGACGTACTTCAAGTCCCGGCTCATCGCCGAGGAGTTGGGCCTGTCCGCAAAGGAGGTCGGCGCCAACATGTCGGCGATCGTCGACGCCGCCGTCGAGGTCGACGTGGAGAAGTGGGGCTACTCCTCGGGAACGACCTGGATGGTCACCCGGTAGCAGGCGCGCGAGGCCGGCGCGTGAGGCCCGAACTGTTCACTCGAAGCCGAGTTTACTCCGTAGCCCTTTATATCCGTGCGCGTGACCTCCGGGTAAGACTATGCGACGAGCCAAGATCGTCTGTACGCTCGGTCCCGCCTCCGACGACCGAGCCACGATACGGGCGCTCGCCGACGCCGGGATGTCCGTCGCCAGGCTCAACGCGAGCCACGGCGACACCGACCACCGCGGCGAGGTCGTCGACCGCATCCGCGCGGTCGACGACGCCACCGACGCGCCGCTCGCGGCGATGCTCGACCTCCAGGGCCCCGAGATCCGGACCGCCGAGATCGACGAGCCGATCGAGGTCACGACGGCCTCCGAGGTGCTGTTCGTCGAGGACGACACGGCGACGCCCGAGCGGATCGGCGTGACCCACGCGATCACCGAAACCGAGCCGGGCGACCGCGTGCTCCTCGACGACGGTCGGATCGAGGCGACCGTGACCGCGATGACCGACGAGGGCGTCCGTGCTCGGATCGACTCCGGCGGCGAACTCGGCTCGCGCAAGGGGGTCAACATCCCCGGCGTCGACCTCGGACTGCCGACGATCACCGAGGCCGACGAGCGCGAACTCGACCTCGTCACGGACCACGACGTGGACTTCGTCGCCGCCTCGTTCATCGGCGACGCCGGCGACGTGTACGCGGTCTCGGACGCGCTGGAGGAGCGCGGCGCGGGCGACGTCCCCGTCATCGCGAAGATCGAGCGCGCGGATGCCGTCGAGAATCTCGACGGGATCGTCGACGCCGCCTACGGCGTCATGGTCGCCCGCGGCGACCTCGGCGTCGAGTGTCCGCTGGAGGACGTCCCGATGGTGCAGAAACGCATCATCCGCAAGTGCATGGACACCGGCACCCCCGTTATCACCGCGACGGAGATGCTCGACTCGATGGTCCACTCGCGACGCCCGACGCGCGCGGAGGCGTCGGACGTGGCGAACGCGGTGCTCGACGGCACCGACGCGGTCATGCTGTCGGGCGAGACGGCGATCGGCGACCATCCGGTTCGCGTCGTCGAGACGATGGACCGGATCGTCAGCCGGATCGAGGCCAGCGACGAGTACGCCGAGACGCGCGAGGACCGGGTCCCGCTGGCGCAGACCGGATCGAGAACGGAGCCGCTGGCGCGCTCGGCGCGCTTCCTGGCCCGTGATACAGATGCGGCCGCCGTCGTCGCCGCCTCCGAGTCCGGCTACACCGCCCGCAAGACGGCGAAGTTCCGACCGGCGGTGCCCGTCGTCGCGACGACGCCCAGCGACCGCGTTCGCCGTCAGCTCGCGCTCTCGTGGGGGGTCCAACCGATCTCCGCCGACTACCACAGCAGCATCGAGGAGGTGATGGACTCGGCCGTGTCGGCCGCCCTCGAGACCGGCGCCGCGGAGTCGGGCGACACGATCGTCGTCCTCTCGGGCATGATGACCGAGTTGGAGGGAACGAACACGACGAACACGCTGAAGCTCCACGTCGCGGCCGAGACGATCGCCACCGGTCGCCACGTGGTCGGCGGCCGCGTCTCCGGTCCCCTCCGCCGGCTCCCCGACGGCGACCTCGCCGGCGTGCCGGACGGAACGATCGCGTACCTCCCGGCCCGGTTCGACGCCGAGTTCACCGGCGACACCGGGAAGCTGGCGGGTATCATCGACGCCCGTCCGGGCATGACCGGCTACCCCGCGCTCGTCGCCCGCGAGATCGGCATCCCGATGGTCTCCGGCGCGCCGCTGGCCGACGACGTGACCGACGACACCACGGTGACGGTCGACGCCGAGCGCGGCGTCGTCTACGAGGGCGACGTGATCGGTCACACACGGCGGCGCTGACTGCTTCCGCCCGCGCCCCCGACACCTCTTTACCACCGCGCCGGCTAGGCCGGTTCATGTCGGACGACCCCCGCACCGACGCCGCCGCCGGATCGGACGCCGACTCGGACGACGAGTGGCGCTTCGGCATCGACGAGGTCGGCCCCGAGGCGGAGGCCGCGCGCGAAGCCGCACGCAACCCGCCGATCGAACCGGAGTCGATCGACGCCGAAAACGCGCTGTTCGTCGCAGCGGGCGTCCTCGGGACGCTCCTGTTGGTGTTCTCGGTGACGCTTTAACCCCGCCGGCCCCAAGACCAGTCCATGCTGCTTCAGTCGGGCCTCCTCACCCCCGAAACCCTCCCGTTGTTGCTTGTGGCCGCCGGGCTCGTGCTCTCGATCGCCGAGGCCGTCGCCCCCGGCGCACAGTTCATCGTCATCGGGGTGGCGCTCCTTGCGGCCGGGCTCGTGGGACTCGCGCTCGGCCCCCTCGCGGGCCCGTTCGTGCTCGGCCTGCTGGTGCTCGTGTTCGGCGCGCTGGCGTTCTACGGCTATCGCGAGTTCGATCTGTACGGCGGCAAAGGACAGGCGCAGACCTCCGATTCTCGGTCGCTTCGGCGGTCGAACGCCCGCGTCACCGAGACCGTCACGCCCACCGGAGGCGAGGTGAAACTGGACGAGGGAGGGTTCAGCCCGTACTACTCCGCGCGGTCGGTGGACGGGGAGATCCCCGTCGGCACCGAGGTCATGGTCGTCGACCCCGGCGGCGGCAACGTCCTCACCGTCGAGTCGTTGGAGGGAGGCGTCGACGACATCGATCGGGAGCTGGCGAAGGGACGGCGCGATGGAGCGCCGTCGGACGGAAGCGTCGACGCGGACGACAGGGACCTCGGCGACGTGGACGACAGGGCGCGCGACGACGCCGACACGGAACCAGAACCGGAGCGGGAGTGAACCCCCGTCGGCGGGTTCGAGAGTGACAGCGGGGGAACGCTTTAAGCCTCGACGGCCGAACCGATAGCTATGGTCCTCCCACTGCAGTTCCTCGGACTCGGGCCGGCGGTGATCGGGCTGCTGTTCCTGATCGTCGCGATCGTCGCCGTCTACCAAGCGATCGTCATCGTCGACGCGTACGAGAAGAAGGCCCTCACCGTGTTCGGCGAGTACCGGAAGCTGCTCGAACCGGGTATCAACATCGTCCCGCCGTTCGTCTCCCGGACGTACACCTTCGATATGCGTACGCAGACGCTCGACGTGCCGCGTCAGGAGGCGATCACGCGCGACAACTCGCCGGTGACCGCCGACGCCGTCGTCTACATCAAGGTGATGGACGCGAAGAAGGCGTTCCTCGAGGTCGAGGACTACAAGGTCGCCGTCTCCAACCTCGCGCAGACGACGCTGCGCGCGGTGCTGGGCGACATGGAGCTCGACGACACGCTGAACAAGCGCCAAGAGATCAACGCCCGCATCCGCAAGGAACTGGACGAGCCCACCGACGAGTGGGGGATCCGCGTCGAGTCCGTCGAGGTCCGGGAGGTCAACCCCTCGAAGGACGTCCAGCAGGCGATGGAGCAGCAGACCTCCGCCGAGCGCCGTCGCCGCGCCATGATCCTCGAGGCGCAGGGTGAGCGGCGCTCCGCCGTCGAGTCCGCCGAGGGTGAAAAGCAGTCGAACATCATCCGCGCGCAGGGTGAAAAGCAGAGCCAGATCCTGGAGGCGCAGGGTGACGCCATCTCGACGGTCCTCCGCGCGAAGTCCGCCGAGTCGATGGGCGAGCGCGCCATCATCGACAAGGGGATGGAGACGCTGGAGCGCATCGGCCAAGGCGACTCCACGACGTTCGTTCTCCCCCAGGAGCTCACGAGCCTCGTCGGCCGCTACGGCAAGCAGCTGACCGGCTCCGACGTGCAGGACACCGAGGGGCTCGACTCGCTCGACTTCGACGCGGAGACCCGCGAGATGCTCGGGCTCGACGACATCGAGGACATCCTCGGCGAGATCGACGAGGCCGCCCAGATGGACACTGAGGCGCTCGAACAGGAGGCGGCCGCGGTGAAGGAGGGCGACATCGGCGGCACCATCAAATCCGCCGACGAGGTCGTCGCCGAGGCCGACGACGAGGACGAGGACTCGGACGGCGAGTCGGCCGCGCCCGAACCCGAGGCGGAACCCGAAACGGAGTAGTCGACGCCGCCGAGACTGGCTCGGATTCGCCGGCTGTCCGCTTGTTGCAGGCTCGCTATCGGTCGTTCGCCGGGTTGTCACCGTCTGCCACAACGACACCCTTTTGCCCACAACCTCGCTACGATGCGGTGTGACACGCGAGGTCGATACGGACAAGCGCGCCACCCTTCGGCGCTTCGCCGCGCTGGGGGCCGCGACGCCGCTTGCGGCCAGTGCTCGCGCGAGCGCGGCCGACGGCGACGCCGACGAGTCGGCCCCCCGCGACGCGATCCGCGGCTACCTCGCGACGACGCCCGGCGCCCACTTCTCGAAGCTCCGGGACGACCTCTCGCTGGCGACCGGCGAGACCCAACACCACCTCAAGCGGCTGGAGTCGGCCGACGCGGTCGTCTCACAGAAGGACGGCGACTACCGCCGGTACTTCCCCGCGGGGCGGTTTTCGGCGTTCGAGCGCCGTGCC
This genomic interval carries:
- the yjjX gene encoding inosine/xanthosine triphosphatase, with product MRIGVGSGNPVKRAATERAVAGTDGFGDGAVVEACPVPSGVSEQPFGHDETRTGAANRATAVLDTTAEAYDLGVGIEGGVAEYEGGDGLFLVMWAAVADGDRVGVGTGPSLALPGGIAARVRDGEELGPVMDDVLGESDVAEKQGAAGALTGGRVDRTDALRTAVAGALGPFVTDLY
- a CDS encoding DUF7123 family protein, which translates into the protein MSATSTVESTDTGDTATGESTIDLTDKQHRILAYLREHAAEQTYFKSRLIAEELGLSAKEVGANMSAIVDAAVEVDVEKWGYSSGTTWMVTR
- a CDS encoding winged helix-turn-helix transcriptional regulator — protein: MTREVDTDKRATLRRFAALGAATPLAASARASAADGDADESAPRDAIRGYLATTPGAHFSKLRDDLSLATGETQHHLKRLESADAVVSQKDGDYRRYFPAGRFSAFERRALGYLRRETPRGMILGLLRDPDASGADLARALDVSRPTISTYAGELADAGVLRTDDGYRVARPEAVIALVVRYADSFGPGAVAFADDAASYISYDG
- a CDS encoding flippase-like domain-containing protein, whose translation is MSSPVDGPGSDPDGADGTGADRTRVSVVLPAYNEAATIEGTVRTTVETLEGFLSADAFEVIVAEDGCDDRTPEIADRLAREDDRVKHFHSDRRLGRGGALVFAFERAAGDTLVYFDTDLATDMRHLEELVAKIDREGYDVATGSRWIPGDEADRPAKRGVPSRGFNLLVRTVLRSDLRDHQCGFKALSREAFEELHDAVEDDHWFWDTELLVRAQRRGLRVAEFPVDWEPKGDSKVDLVRDVFGMGSQVVRLWWQLSVSPRITRTRTVAAGAVLTVAALALMTVYLDPSAVLSAFEGADPVPVAAATLVYLVSWPLRGLRYRDILEELGYRERLGFLTGAVFISQTGNLVFPARAGDAVRAYVVKARRGIPYPTGFASLAAERVFDLLTITAMAGAVLTGLLVTDGAGAVATAVSGNVPGVSAGAVSTAVRVAALVGVAAVASLLFIVATARSDRNYVRDVVSRFSSDSYVDYVAGVIEEFAAGVQTVAGTRASFARVGGVSVLVWTLDVVTALLVLSAFPAATDAMTLAQLVVVGFFAVSVGNLAKVLPLSPGGIGLYEAAFTALVVGLGGVPAAVAFAAAVLDHAVKNAVTVVGGVASMIGFNVSLTDAVDETAELDEEAERDGTELATDGD
- a CDS encoding DUF7312 domain-containing protein is translated as MSDDPRTDAAAGSDADSDDEWRFGIDEVGPEAEAAREAARNPPIEPESIDAENALFVAAGVLGTLLLVFSVTL
- the rad50 gene encoding DNA double-strand break repair ATPase Rad50; translation: MIFDRLRLRNFKPYADTDLRLSDGVTVIHGLNGSGKSSLLEACFFALYGSKALDGTLADVVTNGAEESEVELWFSHDGLSYHVRRELKRYGEQIQTTTCTLESDDESVHRDGATDVRAFVSDLLRMDAEAFVNCAYVRQGEVNKLINATPTERQDMIDDLLQLGTLEEYRERAGDARLGVEDVRSTTRGALESVEEQVAEKEDRDLHGRLNSLESTLAEVNEKIENYEAQREKAASTRENARDVLDEYEERREELTELESDIEDLEATIREDEAERERIGDRIADLRDRVDDAEATLEERLSAVAVDDADPETLEARREQLDDREADLREELREARSEANALTNQSETLAETAEDAAERADEKRTRAAELDEDAEAAAETLAEREESLAELETEREELRATFEDAPVAVGEASAHRESVREELEAVRAEVRETSNEASAARSSVEEAEELLAAGKCPECGQPVDGSPHVDALDDEREHLEELEADLADLTERETDLEEKLDRAEELLEAESRLGQIGDTRELIEDGIEEKEAEIEQASERAAELREAADDLESQATEKREVSDRKAEEAEDARADAAALEEDLDEIETARDRLDAVEATREEIVDADDEIERLTEKRADIADRNDERREFLATKRERRDELREAFDDERVESARERLENAEEYIEKVDDALTDLRDRRDDLTSRIGAVENELEELEALRERRDALADRAAELDAIHEETRDLEAMYGDLRAELRRANVESLERMLNETFELVYGNDAYSHIELDNEYELTVYQKDGEPLDPEQLSGGERALFNLSLRCAIYRLLAEGIEGAAPTPPLILDEPTVFLDSGHVSRLTDLIDEMRGFGVRQILIVSHDDELVGAADELVRVEKNPTSNRSTVERLADPSLSSVEIPSRDAEHADD
- a CDS encoding NfeD family protein; protein product: MLLQSGLLTPETLPLLLVAAGLVLSIAEAVAPGAQFIVIGVALLAAGLVGLALGPLAGPFVLGLLVLVFGALAFYGYREFDLYGGKGQAQTSDSRSLRRSNARVTETVTPTGGEVKLDEGGFSPYYSARSVDGEIPVGTEVMVVDPGGGNVLTVESLEGGVDDIDRELAKGRRDGAPSDGSVDADDRDLGDVDDRARDDADTEPEPERE
- the mre11 gene encoding DNA double-strand break repair protein Mre11; translation: MTRVIHTGDTHIGYRQYHSPERRADFLDAFERVVADAVDADSAEQSSASGRTQSGDDPDAVVHAGDLFHDRRPDLPDLLGVLSALRTLDDADIPFLAVVGNHESTRGGQWLDLFESMGLATRLGDEPTVIGDTAFYGLDHVPESRRDALEYEFAPHDADVAVLVSHGLFEPFAYADWDTEAVLRESTVDFDAVLLGDNHAADTAQVEGAWVTYCGSTERASATERDPRGYNLVRLGADAADGDDPVDIRRRTLETRPFVFVDVELGEGEGLDRVRDRVRERDVADAVVIVRITGDGEPIAPAAVEEFAAERGALIARVTDRREVETEAELSVSFTDPDEAVRERIGDLDLSDAAREVDDVVRGDLPDSNVREEVNRRIEARFDGDDGAGDDADEDDGAGDDADEDDGAGDDADEDDGAGDAEGAGSPQGSDDDGQLTLGDSR
- a CDS encoding SPFH domain-containing protein → MVLPLQFLGLGPAVIGLLFLIVAIVAVYQAIVIVDAYEKKALTVFGEYRKLLEPGINIVPPFVSRTYTFDMRTQTLDVPRQEAITRDNSPVTADAVVYIKVMDAKKAFLEVEDYKVAVSNLAQTTLRAVLGDMELDDTLNKRQEINARIRKELDEPTDEWGIRVESVEVREVNPSKDVQQAMEQQTSAERRRRAMILEAQGERRSAVESAEGEKQSNIIRAQGEKQSQILEAQGDAISTVLRAKSAESMGERAIIDKGMETLERIGQGDSTTFVLPQELTSLVGRYGKQLTGSDVQDTEGLDSLDFDAETREMLGLDDIEDILGEIDEAAQMDTEALEQEAAAVKEGDIGGTIKSADEVVAEADDEDEDSDGESAAPEPEAEPETE
- the pyk gene encoding pyruvate kinase, which codes for MRRAKIVCTLGPASDDRATIRALADAGMSVARLNASHGDTDHRGEVVDRIRAVDDATDAPLAAMLDLQGPEIRTAEIDEPIEVTTASEVLFVEDDTATPERIGVTHAITETEPGDRVLLDDGRIEATVTAMTDEGVRARIDSGGELGSRKGVNIPGVDLGLPTITEADERELDLVTDHDVDFVAASFIGDAGDVYAVSDALEERGAGDVPVIAKIERADAVENLDGIVDAAYGVMVARGDLGVECPLEDVPMVQKRIIRKCMDTGTPVITATEMLDSMVHSRRPTRAEASDVANAVLDGTDAVMLSGETAIGDHPVRVVETMDRIVSRIEASDEYAETREDRVPLAQTGSRTEPLARSARFLARDTDAAAVVAASESGYTARKTAKFRPAVPVVATTPSDRVRRQLALSWGVQPISADYHSSIEEVMDSAVSAALETGAAESGDTIVVLSGMMTELEGTNTTNTLKLHVAAETIATGRHVVGGRVSGPLRRLPDGDLAGVPDGTIAYLPARFDAEFTGDTGKLAGIIDARPGMTGYPALVAREIGIPMVSGAPLADDVTDDTTVTVDAERGVVYEGDVIGHTRRR